The genomic segment atGCGAATATAATAGCGCTTACGTAAAGCAATAAGTAAATCAAACGATCAAGAATAACTGGTATTTATAAAGTTAGGGGCTGAGTACCGTGTAGGTAAGATTCTAGTATAGCAAATTACATAAGTTGATGTTACCTTATAGTTGGTTATGGATTTAAATTGTATATCCCGATGTCATTGAGATTATTTCCTCATCCAGGAGATTTATTCAGAGTTTTATATGGATAACACTTTATTCACGACCATACTTGTTTGAGTTCGGGTCGACTGACTAGAATATCTCGAACCAGACTGCTCGTTCGACTCTTTATCAGGGGAATTACTCCTGAGCCGAGGTGATCAGGTCGGGTATGAGTTGTCGGCACGAGTTCTATCACCTTCGAGAGTCGGTGCTCCCATAATTTGGCTGAACCACCAAAATATGATCGGGACCTATTGTACTATGTCCCTCCCGGAGCAGTGGGTCGTGAGATGGACTTCAAGTAGTTACTCTACTCTTAATTGGATTTAATATGGAACCTTTTCTTTTGCTAATGGGCCGTACCGTCCATTCGGTCGAGTTCCATGGAATCCGAGTCGTCAAAATTACgaaatcaattttattttatctactataatttcaatttcaaacatttataaattttagtttattctttattttttatatataaaaccTATGAGAATCCGCTGATATAATTAAACAACTAACTTAGAGTGTGCATATGGATGTGTAGAGATTTAAATAGACCAAACCGttcgtgagctattcgaagctcgattcgataaaagctcgtttgaactcgtttaatgaggcttgTATAGATAAAAGAACCAAGTTCAAGCTCTacaatattcggctcgttagctcgtgaacatgtttgTTATTAAATTCATAAGTAATAttttatatgaaaaataataattttattatttaatttattgttttaacatattaattatgaagtatatagaaaaatctattaaatttatttattataataaattgacaaattttaataagaatattatatttttctaaatgtataatttatcttttaataaatttaatgaatatttaaatgtacaattcatatttattgaggTCGTTtagattcgataaaagcttgaataagctcgtgagtcacaaatatatttgttaaataaaaCTCGAGATCGACTCAATTATAAATAAGTCAAGTTCAAATATTCAAAAGTTCGACTCAGCTCAACTCGATTACATCGTATAACGTGGCAAGAATTTAGATAGGAATGCAATGTAGTCAAAAAAAAATGGACCACTTTTTCTACAAATCATAATGTAACACGTGAAACAGGAAAACTGCGTGTCGTAATTAGAAGATGTCCACCTCAATGCCCAATCCAAATATCTCAATCTCCACGCGTCATCACgtttttttgtttaataattgtTTCACACAATCTATTTCAAAATCCACTTGAGTTTGCCAAGTATACTGCTCGATTAAGATTAAATCAAATCgagttcaaataattttttttattgatatcagtcaattttatgatattgatttttaacccgatcaaattcatgaaaaactttatattttatactaaatgtattatttttttattttaaatacagATCATATGATCGAGACCTATTCTAACAATATTATTTCCAAAAGTTGAAATTAATAAAACGTGTAAGATGTAATGTGTTATACACAGCGTGATCAGTTGCTGATTATATGTTATTTTAGACGAGATATAAATAGTAATTATCATGTGGTCTCTTGATAAGTTTTctgatagttttttttttaaaaaaaaattaaataaaataaaataaaattaagcaCTTCTTAATTTTCACAATAATTTCATTATCCCTACTTTAAATTATCCACAATGAATTAAATtaatcttttttatcattaaaataTGCTGAttaattctaatttttttaaagcacTTTTACCAATTTACTTATCAGGcgcacaaaaaataataatgtatATGCCCGCATTATGTGGTATATGTGTGAAAGTAAATATTTATATGGGATAtcctaaattaaatatatccaGATGTTGAGTTAAACGTATATGAATTAGAATAACATTGAGATGTGATCTCTTGAAATGTTCTCTCTCGCTAAATTGTTTATGTTTTTGTCGTTTAATATGATTGACTGAATAGACGGTGAAAAAGTGACGTCAGATCTTAACAAGTAATATTATCTCTGCTAGTGACTGAACCGACGGTAGAGAAATTGTAAGACCTGATCTCTAAATGATATGAGACGACAACAACAACAGATAAATAAACATATCATCAAACTCATGAGTCTAACAGCTCGACATATTAGTACATAAGTAGACGTACTCTGTGTTTGACATCACGAGTAtaggaaaattaaaattacacGTTGATTAACCATTATAAATTTTGATCTAATCTTTTGATCATGGCACATAGTTATATGTACAACTAAACTAAATCATTGAACCTAGAAAACACGTTTTTAATATGTAGTTTAATACATCGATAGATAAATACACAAAACAGTAATTACACGTTTCTAGTTCCTTTGATTTTTTAGTCTGTGTGTATTTATTCGATAAAAAGTCGATCAGGGAGGGGTACAATTTTGATTCTCTAAAATATGGAATTGATTATAAAAATGTTATAATAATGGTAATATTAGCAAGGTGGGACAATATTAAGTAATTGCCGTATCAGTCAAAAAAAAGTCCAACGGATTACGACTATTCCCTCTGACCGTTGACTACATATTTAGACCAAATCCCCCACCCTATAAAAACACACCCTATCCTCTGTCTTTATTCATTCAGATATTTCTCCTGGTGTCCACCAAGCTTACAGCGATCAATACAGCAACTATGTCATCCTCCTCATCCACCACCGCCGCCAATCACGGCGGAGGAACTCCGATCACCGCGATCCATTCAGATATAGTTCGATCCCATATATTGAACAGGCTCGATGGCTCCACCCTCGCCTCAACCAGCTGCGCTTCCGCTCAGTTGCTTTCTTTGTGCAACGACGATCATCTCTGGAGGGAGATTTGCAACTCTACTTGGCCATCCACGACCGACCCACGTCTCTGGGATGTCATCTCCGGCTTCCCATCCGGCTATCGTTCGTTCTACTCCGACTCCTTCCCCGCAGTCCGCCACCAAAACTCCGCCAAGAGAACCAAAACCAAGAAACGGAGTCTTCCGGGCACGTCGACTGAATTAATCTCTGCAGTGGATATTTACTGTGATGACAAGTTAATATACTCTAAAGTAATGGTTACGGAGACTCATTCAGGCTGGTTCACCTATTCGCCTTTCAGGCTAGATCTTTTAGACCCCAAAGAAACAGTTTCAACGCCTCTGGCATTCGACGGAGAGAATGGTAACTGCGTGGAAATCGCATCCAATCGCCTGAGAGTGAGCTGGGTTCTAATCGACCCCGCCAAGAATCGGGCATTGAACGTGGCCAGCCTCAAGGCCGTGGATGCTCGGCGGCACTGGCTAAACGAAGAAGTACAGATTCGTTTCGCCATTGTGGCTGCCGGAGGCGACGGCGAGCTTGTTCAATGTGCCGTGATGGTCACTTGCGGTGGCAGGGAATGCGAGGAGATGCACGTGAGGGATGTTCACATGCAGGTGGAGGACATGGAGGGAAAGATCGTGTGCGGGATGGAGAGTTTGGGAATTTTACGGGAAGCCATGGAAGGGCAGAGATGCAGAAGTAGCCGAAGAATGGATGAACACAAGTATGAAATGTTTGTGAAGATGAAGATAGAGAGTATGGAGAGAAAGCAGAGGAGAGAAATGAGTTTGGATATTGCTTTCATAGCCACCGGAGTTTCCATTTTCTTGGCTATTTTGATACATTTTCTGAATAGATCATGAAATTTGAGAGAGCTAGCTAAGTCTGTTACTTTTTATGTTTTTCAAAACCTCACtcttcaaaaataatatcaactTCAATTTCGAGATCACGCAATCTTCCTCTTCGATCAACTCTTGCCAGAAAGAAAAACAATTCACACTCCCCTGCCTTCCAAATTCAATCAGTTCTAAAACATGTTGCTTGACAATTCGATGATAATTCTTTTAGTTTGCACTGAAATAACATCCATTGTTGACGTGTAATAACTCGCTAATAAAAATTCGTCACTTTAAAGTGGTATCTCCTATGTTTTTTTTGGCATGAAAAATCACAgttatgtaaattttttttaaaaaaaaagaagcccAAAAATTTTTACATTTTATTACAAATACATAACGCGTGTAGACCTGCTGGACATGTTAGCAGGCAGCAGCTCATTGATCCGTTCAGGTGACTCGACGCCAGGTGCTATTGGTGAATTCTCTGTACTCAGCAAGTCGGCAAACATGGCATCGTCATTCGAAAAAAACAAGCACTAGGTGCCAGGTGGTCAAAGACACGtctcatatatatacatatatatatatatatatatacatatatatacatacatacatatatatatatatattcaccaATTGTGTTCATCAATCGTGTTTATGAggtaaaaaaaatctcaaaatcccAATCCTACATTTTCTACGAATTGTCGTGATTTTTCTCGTCCCGATTAATATCGGGAGATGAATTGGAAATAAGACTTTTGACCGGATTCTTGACCTAACCCaaagtaatattattaatatattttattaatatatcgGGCTATATGTTATTGAGCTTCACTCCATACAAAATCAATTGTGAACTTATTTCACATGAAATGTTCGAATATTAGAATTACGAAATAATCTTGtgcatattttttcaattttttaataattacattaattcatatttgtaattattttatCGAACAAATATGCAGAATAAGATATGTAATTTTCCCTTCATCTATTTAACAAAATTTATCTGGTTATTCATTATTTGTATGTAATTTGTATCCTAAACAttttatcaataattatttgatGCACAATTGAtgttcttcttgacaaaaatgTGAAAATACAGGAACTTTTATATGTTAATGAATATTTATGTGAAATTGGATTGTGTATGAACAACACATTTCGTGACTAAATTATATTGTCACGCTCTGAGATCAGGGTTAATTGACACCGACGTTGTTCAACAATCATATAATCGCCAAACAACAAGTCTCATAGTatagtataaaccaaaaccagtttatttcataaataatttattgtctttgaatcaaatatttcatcttAAGTCTGAATTTTAAATCAACTTGTCTCAAATAAGTATAATCTCAACACTATAGGTCCATACTAATTGATTCATTAATATAATTCCATAAAATCTGACAAGCACTACAAGAAATGCGTTCAAAGAGATTTTTTGAGAAATTTTATAAAACTAGAAAGTTTAGAGATAAACATATGGATCGAATGAATACATCGAGAGGATTTCAGAACAGTTGACAGAATCGAATTAGAAATTTCCTACAAAAGTTACAGGTTATACGAAACTTTCATAAAAACGGTAAAAACACGATTTACGAAGCCTAAACAAAGAGATTTCACGTTTTCGGAACATGCCTCACAATTAAGTTGTGAATATCACTCGTTATGCCGTTACGGATCGGACTGCATATGCTATTTGATACAATCTgacaaacttttttttttaattttgtaaaCTTTCCTCAACTGGATTATGAACCTTGCAGTTTTGATAGCATTTAAATGTCAGGTCTCGAGATcagggttagtcgacaccgacgttatccaacaatcacataatcgtcatacaacaagcctcgtagtacattATTAACCAAAACCAATTTATTTGAGTCAAATATTTCATCTTAAGTCAGAAGCTTAAGTCAATTTATCTCAAATAGGTATAATCCCTAACAATATATGTCAATACTAATTGTTTCCTTAATACAATTCAATAAAAATCTGACAAGTACTACAAGAAACGCGTTCAAAGAGATTTTTTGAGAAATTTTATGAAACTGAAAAGTTTAGAGATAAACATATGGATTGAAGGAATATATCGAGAGAATTCTAAAACAGTTGACAAAATCGAATTTGGAATTTTCTACGAAAAGTTATATTTTATACGAAACTTTCCTAAAACGATAAAAACATGATTTCAGAAGCCTAAACAAAGAGATTTAGAGGTTTCGGACCATGCCTCACAATTAATTTGTGAATATTACTCGTTATGCAGTTCAAGAGGGTACTGCATCGGCTATTTGCTACAATCTGATCGATTTTTTTCCTCAGATTTGACAATTGTCCTCaatgtaccaagacgagtctttccagcgtgtttatttcctcactcacacgcaccctcgAGTCTTTCCAACGTGTTTATATCcgcactcacacgcaccctaggaaattTCTCAGAGGGTCAACCAgtccaaaattgccccaagtcaagcacgtttaattttggagttcttatgtgatgcgCTTTCGAAAAGAAGTGCACATTCTTGATATGAATAGtacctatcaaatcttttaaatatttctcAACTGTACAGTTTTATATTTTAACAGTTTTGAAATCCCTCTCTTTCTGGTGTAacatcggttcattcatgtttctTTTGCCTAGAAGTCTGCCAGGAACCGCTTATTATCCGTGCAATCTCATGGTACTCGCGATCACTCCCCGCCCTCTTCGACCTCGGGCCTCACATGTATGATATTAATTTTTGCGTACAATACATTTAATTTTATGATCATCAAATTTAATTATGAACATGTATAATGATCTTTTTATTCACTTTTATTTTATAGTTGAAGGTTCCattttctttaaaaacagtTTTTCCTGAAGAAAATCTTGAAACATTATCCCTtacattttaatattatatgtttCCAGTTgaatatttctttttttttttttgctttggACATATAAACttctaaatatatattaaaaaaaacaaaaacttaaAACAATTTTTTGGGTTTTTTGAATAAATCTTTGAACGTTAAAATTATCGAAATATCTTCTCGCTCCGACGGGATCTCGAACATTAAAAATCCCAAATATTTGGCTCTCGACATGTGTCGGGTACAGGATTGGGAGAAAAAAAGCTTTCATCCCTATCTGATCCCGTCCCTAATAGTGTTAACATTTATATATACAAAATTGTATATATTAAACGAGTGTCATCTCAGTGATATGCATAAAGATGATTACCGTTGATAAACAATatatcaaaaattatatatacataatcaaataaaataaataaaatgggCGCTGAAAAGGtgattagtaaaaaaaaaaccaagaaTCCAATGGATACCCAACCAAATAATGGTAGATGTAATTGagtgaattatttatttaacattatGGTAGCAACCCCATTTATTCAAGTTATTTTCTTCGTACACGTCTCTCTGGGTTGTGGGGATGGTGACATCCAGTATCGAAATAAATTCATGGATTTGTGCACGAcataatattttacatattaaagTTTAATAATATTAGAGTAATATTTTGCTTCAAAATTAATGTTTGGGTTTTTTTGTTTAAAGAAATGTTGATAATGTAGGGGATGAGTATTTTGAGACAAAAAGTTGGTGTGTTTCGGGaaataaaaaaagaattagGATAAGAATCTCATACTTATATCGCTGGTTTTTAACATGAAAACtttttttatattgattttgtaatatttttttctttaaaaaaacaaataagaaagaaaaagagagagAGTCTAGACTGTTGGGCCGTCGTTTGGTCAAAATCACAAACCCCTtccccacacacacacacacagacacacacacacatatatataataataataataacacacatATTGcatatcttattattatttttaatttgatcaaataataataaacaattaacacgatattattttcaatttaaaagaattgtttgatttaaaagataagttttatttagattttttcTAATGTAAAATATGGAATGACTTGAGAAGGTTTTTCGTAGGGTAAAAATGCtaattatgtaattaaatattttgatatccTCTAAGATAGTTATTATAAGAATCTCATgcttaataatattatatatatatatatatatatcattttcgATATGCGCTTCCCTTCCATCCGACTACATTGAACTCCTCCTAAAAAAGCGCCAAGGGGCTACCCACCCTTTCTCCTTAGCCCTCTCACTCCCTAAGGAATTAAAGGCCACACCTAACTATGTTCAAAAGACTAGGATATGAATGAGATCAAAAAGAACATCATTAATGCGAACAAAATAATTACCCTCAaggtgtgtgtatatatatatatatatatgttggaaCTTCCGACCGAAAGTGGCGGCAGCGGTCGGCCGGAGGAGGAGGCGGTCGGCCGGAAGTGGCAGCGGGCGGTCGACTGGCAGCGGTCGGCGGTCTGCCAGCGGCAGGGGTTGGCGGTCGGTGGaaggaagtggtggtgagtttgaatttaggagaagggtaaaattggaaaaatagaaTGTATTAAGAgtggataaataatcctagagGGTGATGAGATATTATTTTAACCTAcataatataacctaatcatttatAGGAGGGATTgagttggttaaataaaaatcatatcaaacacttgattaagtggatttaataatcataaacccaccTAATCCCATAAACCAAACACCACCTAAAAATATAGAAATTTAGACACAGAGACatttaatatttgtttttaacatTTGGTACACATCAGACAAGCAATTGAATGTGATCCAAGTTTCTTTAAAAGGCAACCACCCGAATGTGGCAACTAGTTATGTATCTCTAGATGAGAAAGAGACAGGTGTCAAATTTATATGGATTGATCCAAAATATCAGACACTTGTGCATTTtggtattatttattattaaatctcATATAATAACTTAATTACAGAGTTATTGTGAAACGTTTAACAATCAATTTTgttagataattttttttatttatatcattcattaaaaaatattattttttatgtcaaatatattattttttattatgtgcagagttgactcgtctcacgaataaagatctACGAGACTGTTTCCAATGATGCAGCCAAGATCTGCCCCTCtcaattttttaatttcatttattaGGGGCGGTCAAAATTAATTACGTTTTTTTCACTTTCCCCTAATATTTCCTCTTGTCCTCCCTAAAAACCCCTATTTCCTGACTCCGTACTTGACCACGTtaacaagagacatactctaacataattatttgtaaaatttaaatgtttttttagaGACTCAATTGTATTCAGAGTCTCCAAGCTCAGAAAATTAGACGTGGATTCATCACCCAGAAAAGGTTTAGAACCACAACTgcattttcattttatttaattttcaaccGTCCATCATtgcttcaaaattttttttaatgaaaaatatataatttgtacaTGTCctaataaatacatatacaactACCActtcaaaatattaaataattaatagaaaaaaataatatcataatatatataaaaaagataTATAAATTCATTAACTATTTTCATTCTAATTTAAGTGAATGcacattcataaaaaaatcaaatctagaattaaataataattaaataaattcaaaataaattaaacaatcaaaattattaattcaaaataaattaaataatcaaaattacgTTGTAATAAAATATACGATATAAAATTAATCAAatgtcaataaaaaaaaattcatatacgACCTAATTTGTTCCTGATTTAATTGGACACCCTCGTACCGATTCACAGAATGATGTTGATATTCCTTCCACCGACCATGCACCAAATCTCAAGTGTCTTTCATTTCAACGTTTAAATATTCCAAAAGGGAAAGTATCCATACCGTACTCGAAACATATATTTCTCCCTAACTTTATACTTTTTATTGGAAATTAAAATTGCATTTTTTGATTGatgtttttttgtttgtttgatattttatgtttgttaaatttcaattttattattttattttattttttaaaaatgtaattttgtttatttttctgATGTAGCTCAACTTAACACTAATTTGACGCTCACAcgtataatatcatgttatttgtCAACACTTCAATGTCAGTGAATTAAAATTACCAAGAGATTAAATATATAGGACTAAAATTCAATTTTGATAAGATAGatgataaaaattataaaaaaaagacATGCATGAATAACGAGAATTGCATTTTTTTTCGTTTTCTGAGTCTAAAATatgtattaaataaataaataatttaataatacaaaaaaaaGTTACAAATCGACTCGAACTTAATGTGCTTGAAATTAATTAACCAAAATCTCCAACAAATTTATGTTCATGACGTGATAGATATGTGGTATATATACTcttaatttttttgtattattatttttattgtcgtATTAAAGGAATCTTTTGcgtatatttaattaaaaatctaTAACTAATCCGGTTCATGGCTCGAAGTCGACGAATTTTAGCTGGTTCGACGCCGTAATAAAGCACAACCCACTTCAAGCTCGATATGACTTAAAACAATGGAAGCATGGCTTACTCACATTTGTCTAACATTTTTGTTGGCTTAATTAGTTTATGtgatttattttgtt from the Primulina tabacum isolate GXHZ01 chromosome 8, ASM2559414v2, whole genome shotgun sequence genome contains:
- the LOC142553568 gene encoding F-box protein At2g27310-like; this translates as MSSSSSTTAANHGGGTPITAIHSDIVRSHILNRLDGSTLASTSCASAQLLSLCNDDHLWREICNSTWPSTTDPRLWDVISGFPSGYRSFYSDSFPAVRHQNSAKRTKTKKRSLPGTSTELISAVDIYCDDKLIYSKVMVTETHSGWFTYSPFRLDLLDPKETVSTPLAFDGENGNCVEIASNRLRVSWVLIDPAKNRALNVASLKAVDARRHWLNEEVQIRFAIVAAGGDGELVQCAVMVTCGGRECEEMHVRDVHMQVEDMEGKIVCGMESLGILREAMEGQRCRSSRRMDEHKYEMFVKMKIESMERKQRREMSLDIAFIATGVSIFLAILIHFLNRS